The Plasmodium malariae genome assembly, chromosome: 3 genome window below encodes:
- the PmUG01_03036300 gene encoding Plasmodium exported protein, unknown function has translation MERKIKLNFLFKIFMFIFLISICHFDYDMSIDNEYLYKNYIADIEIVTRSYRLLGTHKQEKCSDIVYIKGDIPTIREYQKLNTYNSIKVTKGINKKQNECSLYNAGGYEHGGRSKNSVHYGRNSKLGKRKFDKIYYRNTLRNSTIADFKFLRNVTKQKAVLICILLSFHAISGILLSFLIPTDTLRNGKIVISKLWNFGATVGFSTFTYIVILSFIHLFSLIAKYMKIIHKKREINYTAYPSLSKVFYNSNYI, from the exons ATGGAgcgaaaaattaaattaaactttttatttaaaatttttatgtttatctttttaatttcgATATGTCATTTTGATTATGATATG agtatcgataatgaatatttgtataaaaattacattgcTGATATAGAAATAGTTACAAGATCATATCGATTACTAGGAACGCATAAGCAGGAAAAATGTTCagatattgtatatataaaaggtgATATACCAACTATCAGGGAATACCAAAAATTGAATACttataatagtataaaaGTAACCAAaggcataaataaaaagcaaaatgaatgttcattatataatgcAGGAGGTTATGAACATGGTGGGAGAAGTAAAAATTCTGTGCACTACGGAAGAAATTCAAAAttaggaaaaagaaaattcgACAAAATATACTATAGAAATACACTTAGGAATTCTACTATTGCAGATTTTAAGTTTTTAAGAAATGTTACAAAACAAAAAGCAGttcttatttgtattttattgaGCTTCCATGCAATAAGTGGAATACTACTAAGTTTTTTAATACCAACCGACACGCTAAGAAATGGTAAAATTGTGATATCAAAGCTTTGGAATTTTGGAGCAACTGTAGGATTTTCCACATTCACATATATAGTTATACTATCGTTTATTCATCTCTTCAGTTTAATTGCAAAGTATATGAAGATAATACATAAGAAAcgtgaaataaattatacagCGTATCCTTCTCTTAGTAAAGTCTTTTATAacagtaattatatataa